The following coding sequences lie in one Apium graveolens cultivar Ventura chromosome 3, ASM990537v1, whole genome shotgun sequence genomic window:
- the LOC141713788 gene encoding secreted RxLR effector protein 161-like, whose translation MYKDESGKPVDATMFKSLIGGLRYLVHMRPDNFYAVGLVSRFMERPRLLHLNAVKHILRYIKGTIDYGLIYSRGSRFHMLVGFFDSNFAGSCEDRKSTGGMAFCLNENLITWVSQKQRCVALSTCEAEFMAATAAMCQSMWLQKLLSHITDIRPEPVTLFINNRSAIDLVKNPVFHGRSKHIDVRYHC comes from the coding sequence ATGTACAAGGATGAATCTGGTAAACCTGTTGATGCAacaatgttcaagagcttaataGGTGGCTTACGGTATCTGGTACACATGAGGCCGGATAATTTTTATGCAGTGGGTTTGGTCAGTCGTTTTATGGAACGACCAAGATTATTACACTTGAATGCTGTCAAACATATACTTCGCTACATTAAAGGAACAATCGACTATGGTCTGATTTATTCTAGAGGCTCTAGGTTTCATATGTTAGTAGGATTTTTTGACAGCAACTTTGCGGGTAGTTGTGAAGACCGCAAGAGTACAGGGGGAATGGCTTTTTGCTTAAATGAAAATTTAATTACTTGGGTATCGCAAAAACAAAGATGTGTAGCCTTGTCAACATGTGAAGCGGAGTTTATGGCTGCAACTGCAGCAATGTGTCAAAGTATGTGGCTGCAAAAATTATTGAGTCATATTACGGATATACGTCCTGAGCCTGTCACTCTATTTATTAATAATCGTTCTGCTATCGATTTGGTGAAGAATCCCGTGTTTCATGGGCGGAGTAAACACATCGACGTGCGATATCACTGTTAA
- the LOC141713789 gene encoding secreted RxLR effector protein 161-like translates to MEFEMESIYSNQVWELMEPPKCIKPIGFKWIYKKKRGSDKKVKAWKDSKKSNLPFRYGVSISKSQCPSTPKEIENMKGVLYVSAYGSLMYAMLCTRPDICFVVGMVSRYQSNPRHEYWSTVKIILKYLHRTKEYMLVYKSSDLLPLGYTDSDFQTDKNKRKSTSGCVFTLGGGAVIWRSVKQKCITDSTMETEYVAASEAVKEPIWFRNFLLDLVVVPNFPRQIIICCDNTGAVANNKEPWAHKEVKHI, encoded by the exons ATGGAATTTGAGATGGAATCAAtatattctaatcaggtctgggagctcatGGAACCACCCAAATGTATTAAACCTATTGGATTTAAGTGGATCTATAAGAAAAAGAGGGGAtcagataaaaaggtgaaagcctggaaa gaCTCCAAGAAGAGTAATTTACCTTTCAGATATGGAGTTTCTATATCAAAGAGTCAGTgcccttcgacacctaaggagatAGAGAACATGAAGGGAGTTCTTTATGTTTCAGCATATGGAAGcctaatgtatgctatgttatgtacaaGGCCTGATATCTGTTTTGTCGTGGGCATGGTTAGCCGATACCAGTCAAACCCAAGACATGAATATTGGAGTACAGTAAAAATAATACTCAAGTACCTGCataggactaaggagtatatgttagttTACAAGTCCTCTGATTTGTTGCCTCTGGGATATACCGATTCAGATTTCCAGACAGATAAGAATAAGAGAAAGTCCACCTCGGGatgtgtttttactttgggaggtggagccgtaatATGGAGGAGTGTGAAGCAGAAATGCATTACAGACTCAACCATGGAAACCGAGTATGTGGCAGCCTCTGAGGCAGTCAAAGAGCCTATATGGTTCCGAAATTTCCTGCTGGATTTGGTTGTAGTTCCTAATTTTCCACGGCAGATCATAATTTGTTGTGATAatactggtgctgtggcaaataACAAGGAGCCATGGGCCCATAAGGAAGTAAAACACATATAG